In a genomic window of Octadecabacter temperatus:
- the hemF gene encoding oxygen-dependent coproporphyrinogen oxidase, giving the protein MALDDMKQQKSTASAWFRTLRDEIVKAFETLEDTQTEGAFADLPAGRFEVTETTRTGDDGEDAGGGLMSVMRGGRVFEKVGVNISTVYGTLGARAQAAMMARKGLDGMADDPRFWAAGISLVAHMQNPHAPAVHMNTRMFWTPHAWWFGGGSDLNPCIEYDEDTAHFHKTQKAWLDPHGESHYPKLKVWADEYFYIPHRNRARGVGGVFMDDHCTGDWAADFTLTQDLGRAFLPAYVPLVEKRRNTEWSEADKDAQLVHRGLYAEYNLVYDRGTKFGLETGHDANAVLMSLPPLAKWV; this is encoded by the coding sequence ATGGCTTTGGATGACATGAAACAACAGAAATCAACGGCGTCGGCGTGGTTCCGCACGCTGCGCGATGAGATTGTGAAAGCCTTCGAAACCTTGGAAGACACGCAGACAGAGGGTGCGTTTGCAGACCTCCCTGCAGGACGTTTCGAGGTTACGGAAACGACTCGAACTGGCGACGATGGTGAAGACGCTGGTGGCGGCCTGATGTCAGTGATGCGTGGTGGGCGTGTGTTTGAAAAGGTCGGCGTCAACATCTCTACCGTTTACGGCACGCTCGGCGCGCGCGCACAGGCAGCAATGATGGCCCGCAAGGGACTGGACGGTATGGCCGATGATCCGCGGTTTTGGGCCGCTGGCATTAGCCTTGTGGCGCATATGCAAAACCCGCACGCGCCAGCGGTTCACATGAATACCCGTATGTTCTGGACACCCCATGCGTGGTGGTTTGGCGGGGGGTCTGACCTGAACCCCTGCATCGAATATGATGAGGACACGGCGCACTTTCACAAAACGCAAAAAGCATGGCTCGATCCGCATGGCGAGTCGCATTACCCTAAGCTCAAGGTATGGGCGGATGAGTATTTTTATATCCCGCACCGCAACCGCGCGCGTGGCGTAGGTGGCGTGTTTATGGATGACCATTGCACGGGTGATTGGGCCGCTGACTTTACGTTGACGCAGGACTTGGGGCGCGCATTTTTACCAGCCTATGTGCCATTGGTTGAAAAGCGCCGGAACACCGAATGGTCCGAGGCCGATAAGGATGCGCAACTTGTGCATCGTGGGCTCTATGCGGAATACAATCTTGTTTATGATCGCGGAACGAAGTTCGGTTTGGAAACAGGGCACGATGCAAACGCCGTGCTGATGAGCCTGCCGCCGTTGGCAAAATGGGTCTGA
- a CDS encoding aldose epimerase family protein translates to MTKFGTTTDGRCVDALEISAHGLTARILTLGAILQDVRLSGIAHSLTKGSLDLAGYEDAFKFHGAIVGPVANRITNATAVIDGFDHRFEANLDRAHTLHGGVRGTHARIWDVAHHGAERLDLTLNLADGDGGFPANRTITARFDILEGPALRLTITTTTDAPSIANLTNHSYWNLDGTDHMRDHALQIDALEYLPATDASFPTGEIAEVTQTPFDFTEEKLLTLGTPPLDHTYCLSQHRRALIELLHLTGASGLSMHVATTEAGIHIYDNRPTYGSIAIEAQGWPDAPRHRQFPSIEITPQTPTEQITQWRFSR, encoded by the coding sequence TTGACTAAGTTTGGAACAACCACAGACGGTCGATGTGTCGATGCGTTAGAAATTTCAGCACACGGTTTGACCGCACGCATCCTTACCCTTGGCGCGATTTTGCAAGACGTTCGGCTAAGCGGCATTGCCCACAGCCTGACCAAAGGTTCGCTTGATTTGGCCGGATACGAAGACGCGTTCAAATTTCACGGTGCAATCGTTGGTCCCGTGGCCAATCGCATTACAAACGCAACGGCCGTGATCGACGGATTTGATCACCGTTTCGAGGCGAACTTGGACCGCGCACACACCCTGCATGGCGGCGTTCGCGGCACCCACGCACGCATCTGGGATGTGGCCCACCACGGGGCTGAACGGCTCGACCTGACGCTCAACCTCGCTGACGGCGACGGCGGCTTCCCCGCCAATCGCACCATCACTGCGCGGTTTGATATCCTTGAGGGCCCCGCGCTGCGTTTGACCATCACGACCACGACGGACGCGCCCAGCATCGCCAACCTCACAAATCACAGCTACTGGAATTTGGACGGAACCGATCACATGCGCGACCATGCTTTGCAGATCGATGCTTTGGAGTACCTCCCTGCGACGGACGCGAGTTTCCCAACCGGTGAAATTGCGGAGGTCACGCAAACGCCGTTCGATTTCACAGAAGAAAAGCTGCTTACCCTTGGAACGCCCCCGCTCGACCACACCTACTGCCTATCGCAACATCGCCGCGCATTGATTGAATTGTTGCATCTAACCGGCGCCAGCGGCCTATCGATGCATGTCGCTACAACAGAAGCCGGCATACATATTTACGACAATCGCCCCACCTACGGCAGCATCGCGATTGAGGCACAAGGTTGGCCCGACGCACCGCGTCACCGCCAGTTCCCAAGCATCGAAATCACCCCTCAAACGCCCACCGAACAAATCACGCAGTGGCGCTTTTCGCGTTAG
- a CDS encoding FAD-binding oxidoreductase — protein sequence MALLQEFEAIVGADYALTGEDVARWSKDWTGHYCAEPGVVLRPASTQEISQIMALANAQRQSITPVSGHTGLVGGTFAPGGVLLSLDRMNKIHDINTNTRTAVVDAGVILSSLHDAAEAEDLIFPLTFGARGSAMIGGVMSTNAGGSNVLRYGNTRDLVLGLEAVLADGRIVNLMSALHKDNSGLNLRQLLIGSEGTLGIITKAVVKLAPKPRAYATAMVATPSLEDALTLLNRTQDATGGAVEAFEYMPRNYIDVYMDRFEGAREPFDAPYDINIMVEVATTTDTDVNETLLEIMSDMMEEGTVLDAVVAQNETQRREMWERREAAAELAFWRQPIVDTDIAFPLDLVPEFFKRVGVAMTALDPEHEPNFVAHLGDGNVHYSVYPSRDDLDLKEKIVESVEDIVADLGGSFSAEHGVGLSKLNTMRRRKDPVALDMMRKIKSALDPNGILNPGKLIPD from the coding sequence ATGGCACTTTTACAAGAGTTCGAAGCGATCGTTGGGGCCGACTATGCGCTGACCGGTGAAGACGTTGCACGATGGTCAAAAGACTGGACAGGCCACTACTGCGCCGAACCGGGCGTTGTGCTGCGTCCGGCATCCACACAAGAGATTTCGCAGATCATGGCGTTGGCCAATGCGCAGCGCCAATCCATCACCCCTGTTTCAGGCCATACCGGACTTGTCGGCGGCACCTTTGCCCCTGGTGGGGTTCTGCTATCCCTCGACCGAATGAATAAAATTCATGACATCAACACCAACACGCGCACGGCCGTTGTTGATGCGGGTGTGATTCTGTCGTCATTGCATGATGCCGCAGAAGCTGAAGATCTGATTTTTCCGTTAACCTTCGGCGCACGTGGCTCAGCCATGATTGGCGGGGTGATGTCCACCAATGCGGGTGGGTCCAACGTGCTACGCTACGGCAATACACGCGATCTGGTGCTTGGCCTTGAGGCTGTGCTTGCCGACGGTCGCATCGTGAACCTGATGTCGGCGCTGCACAAAGACAATTCCGGTTTAAACCTGCGCCAGCTTCTTATTGGTTCTGAGGGGACGCTTGGCATCATCACGAAGGCCGTCGTTAAGCTCGCCCCGAAACCACGCGCCTATGCCACTGCAATGGTCGCTACGCCATCGCTCGAGGACGCGTTAACGCTGCTGAACCGCACCCAAGACGCGACAGGCGGCGCGGTTGAGGCCTTTGAGTACATGCCACGCAATTACATTGACGTGTACATGGACCGCTTTGAAGGTGCGCGCGAGCCGTTTGATGCGCCATACGACATCAACATCATGGTCGAGGTCGCAACAACAACCGATACGGACGTGAACGAAACGCTGCTCGAGATCATGTCCGACATGATGGAAGAGGGTACGGTCCTTGATGCCGTTGTCGCCCAGAACGAAACCCAACGCCGCGAGATGTGGGAGCGTCGCGAAGCAGCAGCAGAGCTGGCCTTTTGGCGTCAACCCATCGTCGACACCGACATCGCGTTCCCCCTAGATCTGGTGCCCGAGTTTTTCAAACGTGTGGGCGTCGCCATGACCGCCCTCGACCCTGAACATGAACCGAATTTCGTCGCGCACTTAGGGGATGGGAACGTGCACTACAGCGTCTACCCCTCGCGTGACGATCTGGATTTAAAAGAGAAAATCGTCGAATCTGTCGAAGACATCGTAGCAGACCTTGGTGGCAGCTTTTCAGCAGAACACGGCGTTGGGCTGTCCAAGTTAAACACAATGCGCCGCCGCAAAGATCCCGTCGCACTGGACATGATGCGCAAAATCAAAAGCGCACTTGATCCGAATGGGATTTTGAATCCGGGGAAGTTGATACCGGATTGA
- a CDS encoding class I SAM-dependent methyltransferase — MKYSRLFTALDEGLDLSGTLHVLRPPAGYDLAGLSDVSVEATYFPDHQYWDAMGFIGDGVPRAATLVVLPRSKTLARSMIISAIAAGGLVIIDGQKTDGIESIYKDIRKVSAISGVIAKGHGRLFWFEAGATPKWNTTVKSPDGYKTVAGVFSESKIDAGSALLAGHLEDLKGDVADLGAGWGYLSREILTHEGVTQLDMIEAEKTALACAVENTNDPRVTDVWTDALSYTGGPYDTVISNPPFHASRAGDPDLGKGFIATAARILKPRGVFYMVANRHLPYEAELDAKFARVEELSGSGAFKIFRATRPKR, encoded by the coding sequence ATGAAATACTCACGCCTCTTTACCGCGCTGGACGAAGGTCTGGACCTGTCTGGAACTCTGCATGTTTTGCGCCCGCCTGCTGGCTATGACCTTGCTGGGCTTAGCGATGTCAGCGTCGAGGCAACTTATTTCCCTGATCATCAGTATTGGGACGCGATGGGTTTCATTGGGGACGGTGTGCCGCGTGCCGCCACGCTCGTTGTTTTGCCGCGTTCCAAAACACTTGCTCGATCTATGATCATCTCTGCGATTGCAGCAGGCGGTTTGGTCATCATCGACGGGCAGAAAACGGATGGCATTGAAAGCATCTATAAAGACATCCGCAAAGTGTCCGCCATTTCAGGCGTAATCGCCAAGGGCCACGGGCGGTTGTTCTGGTTTGAGGCCGGTGCGACGCCCAAGTGGAATACGACCGTTAAGTCACCCGATGGATATAAAACCGTTGCAGGTGTGTTCTCCGAAAGCAAAATCGATGCAGGGTCGGCTTTGTTGGCGGGCCACCTTGAAGACCTTAAAGGCGACGTTGCGGACTTAGGGGCTGGTTGGGGCTACCTCAGCCGTGAAATCCTGACGCATGAAGGTGTGACGCAGCTTGATATGATTGAAGCTGAAAAAACTGCGCTTGCGTGCGCTGTAGAAAACACCAATGACCCGCGGGTGACGGACGTTTGGACAGATGCGCTCAGCTATACGGGTGGCCCGTATGACACGGTTATCTCAAATCCGCCGTTTCACGCCAGCCGTGCTGGTGACCCTGATCTCGGCAAAGGCTTCATCGCGACAGCTGCGCGAATCCTGAAGCCGCGCGGTGTGTTCTACATGGTCGCGAACCGTCACCTTCCTTATGAGGCCGAACTAGACGCCAAATTTGCGCGTGTTGAAGAGCTTTCTGGCTCTGGCGCGTTCAAGATTTTCCGCGCGACTCGCCCAAAACGATAA
- a CDS encoding SDR family NAD(P)-dependent oxidoreductase: MSFSIAGKTAIVTGAANGVGLAIGRHFVSQGANVVFADMDEERLEEELGSSEVEPERYRTFACDLRQKLSINNLLSMTIDSFERVDILVNASRQMVGSDPLNPKEDQVETLLNQNLMTSLRLTQAISKRMIKQAEDQEEGTVGSIINLSSIAARRANPDLLGYSISTAALDQMTRSMAVALAPSRIRVNAVAFGSVMSSSLQQQLKEHDEYRSDIIEHTPLGRIAGPGEVSDAVQYLASDASSFVTGQVITVDGGRTLIDPATSPAH, from the coding sequence ATGTCCTTTTCAATTGCCGGTAAGACAGCCATCGTCACAGGTGCCGCAAACGGTGTCGGCCTTGCGATTGGACGGCATTTCGTTTCTCAAGGTGCCAATGTCGTCTTTGCAGATATGGATGAAGAACGCCTTGAAGAGGAACTAGGATCGTCTGAGGTTGAGCCCGAACGATACCGGACATTCGCCTGCGATTTGCGGCAGAAACTCTCGATCAATAACCTTTTGTCGATGACGATTGATAGTTTTGAACGTGTCGACATCCTTGTGAATGCGTCGCGCCAGATGGTGGGATCCGATCCTTTGAACCCAAAGGAAGACCAGGTTGAAACGCTTTTAAACCAGAACCTGATGACGTCGCTGCGCCTGACGCAGGCGATCTCAAAGCGCATGATTAAGCAGGCAGAGGATCAGGAAGAAGGGACCGTCGGGTCGATCATCAACCTTAGTTCCATTGCCGCGCGACGCGCAAATCCTGACTTGCTCGGGTATTCGATTTCCACTGCGGCGCTTGATCAAATGACGCGGTCCATGGCCGTCGCATTGGCGCCGTCACGCATCCGCGTGAATGCCGTAGCGTTCGGGTCCGTGATGTCATCGAGCTTGCAGCAACAGCTGAAAGAGCACGATGAATATCGCAGCGATATTATCGAGCACACCCCCTTGGGCCGTATCGCTGGGCCGGGCGAGGTTTCTGACGCAGTGCAATACCTCGCGTCTGATGCTTCCAGTTTCGTGACAGGTCAGGTGATTACTGTCGATGGTGGCCGAACGTTGATCGATCCGGCCACCTCACCTGCGCACTAA
- the hemE gene encoding uroporphyrinogen decarboxylase, which produces MSTQKTILRALAGETLPTPPIWMMRQAGRYLPEYKATRAQAGDFLSLCYNPELAAEVTLQPIRRYGFDAAILFADILLLPQALGADLWFVTGEGPRLSTITTADELKALKPVSAIHDTLSPIYETVKILSRELPSETTLIGFAGAPWTVATYMIAGQGTPDQGPAHALKDANKDVFEGLLDIITEGTIDYLSMQIEAGAEVVKLFDSWAGSLKGDDFLNYSIKPMARIVAALKAKHPNTPIIAFPRGAGKKYVGLHDAIGADCIALDDGVTAAWAADNVQIGGCVQGNLKSSHMVTGGDALVSETRRIVDALQNGPHIFNLGHGITPDADPENVQLMIDTVRNG; this is translated from the coding sequence ATGAGCACGCAAAAAACTATTCTTCGCGCCCTAGCAGGTGAAACGCTGCCAACGCCCCCGATTTGGATGATGCGACAGGCAGGGCGCTACCTGCCCGAATACAAAGCCACCCGCGCGCAAGCCGGTGACTTTCTGTCCCTTTGCTACAATCCTGAGCTTGCTGCTGAAGTTACTCTTCAACCGATCCGCCGCTATGGGTTCGATGCGGCCATTCTGTTTGCTGACATTTTGCTGCTACCCCAAGCCTTGGGTGCTGACCTATGGTTCGTCACGGGCGAAGGCCCGCGTTTGTCGACCATCACAACCGCGGATGAGCTCAAGGCGCTGAAACCTGTTAGCGCGATCCACGACACGCTGTCGCCGATCTACGAAACCGTCAAAATCCTGTCGCGCGAATTGCCTTCAGAAACAACGCTGATTGGTTTTGCAGGGGCACCTTGGACCGTCGCGACCTATATGATCGCCGGCCAAGGAACACCGGACCAGGGACCGGCGCATGCGTTGAAAGATGCAAACAAGGACGTCTTTGAAGGTCTTCTTGATATCATCACTGAGGGTACGATTGATTATCTTTCCATGCAGATTGAGGCCGGCGCTGAAGTCGTGAAGTTGTTTGATAGCTGGGCGGGGTCTTTAAAAGGCGACGACTTCCTAAACTATTCCATTAAACCGATGGCCCGCATCGTTGCCGCGCTGAAAGCCAAACACCCGAACACACCAATCATCGCCTTCCCGCGCGGAGCTGGTAAGAAATATGTCGGCCTGCACGATGCCATTGGCGCCGACTGCATTGCGTTGGATGACGGTGTCACAGCTGCATGGGCCGCCGATAACGTCCAGATCGGCGGCTGCGTTCAAGGCAACCTGAAGTCATCGCATATGGTGACGGGTGGCGACGCCCTTGTCTCTGAAACGCGCCGCATCGTGGATGCGCTCCAGAACGGGCCGCATATCTTCAACCTTGGCCACGGCATCACGCCAGATGCGGATCCAGAGAACGTTCAGTTGATGATTGATACGGTTCGCAACGGTTAA
- the hemC gene encoding hydroxymethylbilane synthase — MEYDLPTAAQPLKIGTRGSPLAVAQAHETRARLMMAHDLPENAFEICVIKTTGDDRTLIDADIALKTIGNKGLFTKEIEEAMLRGDIDIAVHSTKDMPVEQPEGLVLDVFLPREDARDAFVSMTCSGIAELPQGAVVGTSSLRRRAQLLAQRPDLKVVEFRGNVQTRLKKLGDGVADATFLAMAGLNRMDMGIHATGAISVEEMLPAIAQGTISIERRADDLRARDMLAAIHDVAAGQMMAAERAFLGALDGSCETPIAGLAVLEGDQIWLRGEILKPDGSQVFTGERRGPIADGAALGKALAEKLLDQAGPDFFEAVAAG, encoded by the coding sequence ATGGAATATGATTTGCCCACAGCGGCCCAGCCTTTGAAAATCGGAACCCGTGGATCGCCATTGGCCGTCGCGCAGGCCCATGAAACCCGTGCACGCTTGATGATGGCGCATGATTTGCCCGAGAACGCGTTTGAGATTTGCGTGATCAAAACGACGGGTGATGACCGTACGTTGATCGATGCAGATATCGCGCTGAAGACGATTGGTAACAAAGGTTTGTTCACCAAAGAGATCGAAGAGGCGATGTTGCGCGGCGATATCGATATCGCAGTGCACTCGACCAAGGACATGCCGGTTGAGCAACCCGAAGGGTTGGTGCTCGACGTGTTTTTGCCGCGCGAAGATGCGCGGGACGCGTTTGTGTCGATGACATGTTCAGGGATTGCGGAATTGCCGCAAGGCGCAGTTGTCGGAACGTCCAGCCTACGTCGCCGTGCACAGCTCTTGGCGCAGCGTCCAGACCTGAAGGTCGTTGAGTTTCGCGGCAATGTGCAGACACGGTTGAAAAAGCTGGGCGATGGCGTTGCGGATGCGACGTTCTTGGCCATGGCGGGATTGAACCGGATGGACATGGGCATTCACGCGACAGGCGCGATTTCGGTTGAAGAGATGCTTCCGGCAATTGCGCAGGGGACTATTTCGATAGAACGGCGTGCCGATGACTTGCGCGCACGCGATATGCTGGCAGCAATTCACGACGTTGCGGCGGGGCAGATGATGGCGGCGGAGCGCGCCTTTTTGGGTGCGCTTGATGGCTCTTGTGAAACACCAATCGCGGGTTTGGCTGTTCTGGAAGGCGACCAGATTTGGCTGCGCGGCGAGATATTGAAACCGGATGGCAGCCAAGTGTTTACCGGAGAGCGGCGCGGGCCGATTGCGGACGGCGCGGCGCTGGGTAAAGCGTTGGCGGAAAAGTTACTGGATCAGGCGGGGCCGGATTTCTTCGAGGCGGTTGCTGCGGGGTAA
- a CDS encoding hydantoinase B/oxoprolinase family protein gives MSSKQWEFWVDRGGTFTDIVARTPDGKVVTQKLLSENPEQYADAAVQGVHELIGTPNPPEGSISAVKMGTTVATNALLERKGEAVLLLITEGFRDLLKIGYQTRPDLFALEIKRPELLYTNVAEVQERLNADGSVLAVLDEAAVRAALQTAFDKGVRAVAVALLHAYLNPVHEIRVAEIAREIGFTQVSTSHEVSRLAKLVGRGDTTVVDAYLSPILRRYVDQVAGALDVGRVCERLFFMQSSGGLTDAARFQGRDAILSGPAGGIVGMVKTAEAAGHNKLIGFDMGGTSTDVSHYAGEYERSFETEVAGVRMRAPMMDIHTVAAGGGSICRYADGRFQVGPESAGANPGPACYRRGGPLTVTDCNVLLGKLNPDHFPHVFGPEGDLPLDVETVRAKFEALAAEVANESGETPRSVEDIAEGFLAIAVDNMANAIKKISVQRGHDVTDYTLQCFGGAGGQHACLVAEALGMSRVLIHPFAGVLSAFGMGLAELRDMRETQFDAPLANVPKAKETLAEMEAGARETVLSQGAEDVRSELWAYLRYSGTQQDLKVAFDTADAMKAAFEAAHLARFGFTSPEAEILFEMLSVEAIGEGAALPDLGVKSAQSPDPIAVHDRPFYERASLGVGDKVSGPAIILEPTGTNVIEPDWTAEVDALGNLILTSDAEQKDRRTSTQADPVVLEVMSNLFMSVADQMGATLANTSQSVNIKERFDFSCAIFDGSGDLVANAPHVPVHLGSMSDSIKTVMKGWPDVVEGDAFMLNSPYNGGTHLPDVTVVTPVFIGGKPRFWLGSRGHHADIGGRTPGSAPPDSQHIDEEGVLIDNVQLVAKGRFLEDDTRATLASGRYPCRNIDQNIADLKAQVAANATGMAELKQTCSSYGVDVVAAYMGHVQDNATESVRRVIDRLKGGSFSYQMDIGQTIEVSVSVDKITRTATVDFTGTSAQHKGNYNAPYAVCRAVVLYVFRTLVGAAIPLNEGCLKPLSIVAPTGSMLNPTYPAAVIAGNTEVSQAACNALYGALGVIAGSQATMNNFVWGNERFQNYETIAGGTGAGPDFNGCDAVQSHMTNTRMTDPEILEKRFPVRLDRFEVRDGSGGAGAFSGGCGARRVMTFLEPVTVTTLCSHRVVPPFGVDGGENGAVGRNWAVMPDGKRHDLQGNDEIDLPTGGAFYLETPGGGGWGKP, from the coding sequence ATGTCATCAAAACAGTGGGAATTTTGGGTCGATCGGGGCGGTACATTTACCGATATTGTCGCCCGTACTCCGGATGGAAAAGTGGTGACGCAAAAGCTGCTTTCAGAGAATCCAGAGCAATACGCCGATGCAGCCGTGCAAGGGGTGCATGAATTGATCGGCACGCCGAATCCCCCCGAAGGTTCGATTTCGGCTGTGAAGATGGGTACAACGGTTGCGACCAATGCTTTGCTGGAACGAAAAGGCGAGGCGGTATTGTTGCTGATTACAGAAGGATTTCGCGACCTTCTGAAGATCGGCTATCAAACGCGGCCTGACCTATTCGCGCTTGAGATTAAACGCCCAGAGCTTTTGTACACCAATGTCGCGGAAGTGCAGGAGCGTCTGAACGCGGATGGCAGCGTGTTGGCGGTGTTGGATGAGGCTGCAGTGCGTGCTGCGTTGCAAACCGCGTTTGATAAAGGCGTGCGTGCCGTGGCGGTTGCGTTGTTGCACGCGTACCTCAATCCTGTGCACGAAATTCGCGTTGCCGAAATTGCGCGGGAGATTGGATTTACCCAAGTTAGCACCAGCCATGAGGTTTCACGCCTCGCAAAGCTTGTCGGGCGTGGTGATACGACAGTTGTTGATGCCTATCTGTCACCGATTCTTCGTCGCTATGTTGATCAGGTCGCGGGCGCATTGGATGTTGGCCGCGTTTGCGAGCGGCTGTTCTTCATGCAGTCCAGTGGCGGCCTAACGGACGCTGCACGTTTCCAAGGGCGCGATGCGATCCTGTCCGGTCCTGCTGGTGGGATTGTAGGCATGGTCAAGACGGCTGAGGCTGCTGGGCATAACAAGCTTATCGGTTTTGACATGGGTGGAACGTCAACAGACGTAAGTCACTATGCTGGCGAATATGAACGCAGCTTCGAGACCGAAGTGGCCGGTGTGCGAATGCGTGCGCCGATGATGGATATTCATACGGTTGCGGCGGGAGGCGGCTCGATTTGCCGGTATGCGGATGGTCGGTTTCAGGTTGGACCGGAAAGCGCGGGCGCCAACCCTGGCCCTGCGTGCTATCGCCGTGGCGGGCCGCTAACTGTCACCGATTGCAACGTGCTTTTGGGCAAGCTGAACCCAGATCATTTCCCCCATGTTTTCGGGCCGGAAGGCGACTTGCCGTTGGACGTGGAAACGGTGCGCGCAAAATTTGAAGCACTTGCCGCTGAGGTCGCAAACGAAAGCGGTGAAACACCACGCTCGGTGGAAGACATCGCCGAAGGGTTTCTTGCGATTGCTGTGGACAATATGGCCAACGCGATCAAGAAAATCAGCGTTCAACGCGGCCATGATGTGACGGACTACACGCTGCAGTGCTTTGGTGGTGCGGGCGGGCAGCACGCCTGCCTTGTGGCCGAGGCGCTGGGCATGTCGCGCGTTCTGATCCATCCGTTTGCGGGCGTTTTGTCCGCGTTTGGCATGGGGCTAGCTGAACTTCGCGACATGCGTGAAACCCAGTTCGATGCACCCTTGGCCAACGTTCCGAAGGCCAAAGAAACGTTAGCTGAGATGGAAGCAGGCGCGCGGGAGACGGTGTTGTCTCAAGGAGCCGAGGACGTTCGCAGTGAGCTTTGGGCCTATTTGCGCTATAGCGGGACACAACAGGATCTGAAAGTTGCCTTTGACACAGCTGACGCGATGAAAGCAGCGTTCGAAGCGGCACATCTGGCACGTTTTGGGTTCACGAGCCCCGAAGCTGAAATTCTGTTTGAAATGCTAAGTGTTGAGGCGATCGGTGAGGGGGCGGCGTTGCCTGACCTAGGGGTTAAATCCGCGCAATCCCCAGATCCTATCGCGGTGCATGATCGTCCGTTCTATGAGCGTGCTTCGTTGGGAGTTGGCGACAAAGTCAGCGGTCCAGCGATCATTCTGGAACCCACAGGCACCAACGTTATTGAACCAGATTGGACGGCTGAAGTGGACGCGTTGGGCAATTTGATTTTGACATCAGATGCCGAACAGAAAGACCGTCGCACAAGCACGCAAGCGGACCCCGTCGTGCTTGAGGTGATGTCCAATTTGTTCATGTCCGTCGCCGACCAAATGGGCGCGACATTGGCCAACACAAGCCAGTCTGTAAACATCAAGGAACGGTTCGACTTTTCCTGCGCGATCTTTGATGGCTCTGGCGATCTGGTGGCGAATGCGCCCCATGTTCCTGTGCACCTTGGGTCTATGTCAGACAGCATTAAAACGGTGATGAAGGGTTGGCCGGATGTGGTTGAGGGTGATGCATTCATGCTCAACTCTCCGTATAATGGCGGCACGCATTTGCCAGACGTTACCGTCGTGACGCCTGTGTTTATCGGTGGCAAGCCGCGCTTTTGGCTTGGGTCGCGCGGGCATCATGCCGACATTGGCGGACGTACGCCCGGTTCCGCGCCACCTGACAGTCAGCACATCGATGAAGAGGGTGTGTTGATCGACAATGTTCAGCTGGTCGCTAAGGGACGCTTCCTTGAGGACGACACCCGCGCGACGCTAGCCTCTGGGCGCTACCCCTGTCGCAACATCGATCAAAACATCGCTGACCTAAAAGCCCAAGTTGCCGCGAATGCGACCGGCATGGCCGAGCTAAAGCAAACCTGTTCCAGTTACGGTGTGGATGTTGTCGCGGCCTATATGGGCCACGTCCAAGACAACGCGACCGAAAGCGTGCGCCGCGTAATCGACCGCCTGAAAGGTGGATCATTTAGCTACCAAATGGATATTGGACAAACGATAGAAGTCTCTGTTTCAGTTGATAAAATAACACGAACCGCGACTGTCGATTTCACCGGAACGAGCGCGCAACACAAGGGCAACTACAACGCGCCCTATGCCGTTTGCCGCGCAGTGGTGCTCTACGTTTTCCGCACGCTTGTTGGCGCGGCTATTCCGCTCAATGAAGGGTGCCTTAAACCGCTGAGCATCGTTGCGCCGACGGGTAGTATGCTGAACCCGACCTATCCAGCCGCCGTTATCGCCGGCAACACCGAAGTCAGCCAAGCCGCGTGTAACGCGCTTTATGGCGCCTTGGGTGTTATCGCTGGGTCACAGGCGACGATGAACAATTTCGTCTGGGGAAATGAGCGTTTCCAGAACTATGAAACCATTGCAGGTGGCACGGGCGCTGGACCGGATTTTAACGGGTGTGACGCAGTGCAAAGCCACATGACCAACACGCGTATGACCGATCCCGAAATTCTGGAAAAACGGTTCCCTGTGCGGCTTGATCGGTTTGAGGTGCGCGATGGATCGGGTGGGGCGGGCGCTTTTTCTGGTGGTTGTGGCGCGCGCCGCGTGATGACGTTCTTGGAACCTGTTACGGTTACGACGCTATGCTCGCACCGTGTTGTCCCGCCGTTCGGCGTTGATGGTGGAGAGAACGGCGCAGTTGGGCGCAATTGGGCGGTGATGCCGGATGGCAAACGTCATGACCTGCAAGGCAACGATGAAATCGATTTGCCAACCGGTGGCGCATTTTACCTTGAGACACCGGGCGGGGGTGGTTGGGGCAAACCCTAA